AGGCGTAGGCGGCCAGGGTCGGCACCTTGGCCAGCAGCCGGATCGTGGACATCTCCACGTTGGGCTCGTCGAACGGGTTCAGCGAGTCCTGGTAGAAGGTGGACAGCGCGGACACCGCGCTGGACAGCACCGGCATCGGGTGCGCGTCCCGTGGGAAGCCGTCGAAGAACCGCTTCAGGTCCTCGTGCAGCAGGGTGTGCCGGTTGATCCGGGAGGTGAACTCCTCGAGCTGGCTCTTGCTCGGCAGCTCACCGTAGATCAGCAGGTAGGAGACCTCGATGAAATTCGAGTTCTGCGCCAGCTGCTCGATCGGGTAACCGCGATACCGCAGGATGCCCGCGTCCCCGTCGATATAGGTGATGGCCGAGGACGCGGCGCCGGTGTTCACGAAACCCGGGTCCAGCGTGATATAGCCAGTGGAAGCCATGAGCTTGCCGAGCTCGATACCGGGGGCGCCCTCGACGGGGTGCACCACGTTCAACTCGTGCTCTTCGCCGGTGGGCAGGCGGAGCGCGACGTTGCCGGTTCCACTCTGCGCCGCGGCTGTCGCGTCGTCGGACATGCGGGTCCCTCTCGCGGTCACACGGGGTCAGCGGTGCCCGCAGGTCACCCGGGCCACCCGATCGGCGGGCGAGGAGAACAACGGCCCCGCCGCACACCGCCCCGTTGGGGTATGAGTTTCCCCTTTACGCTAGTCGACCAGGGGCAATGTTCGCAGCCGTTGTGTTACCCAGAGCTAACCGTTTGCGACAATATTCACACGGTCGCAGCCGATTCGATGCCGGGTGGCCTAGCGACAATCCGCCAGCTCGGCGGCGGTGGGTGGCTCGGCCCCACTACGGGAGACCGTGATCGCCGCCGCACCGGCCGCGTACTCCAGTGCCGCACGCCACTCCGGCTCGCCGAGCCCGCCGGGGTCGGTGACGCCCCGCTCATGCAGCCAGGCCAGCAGCGCACCCTGCACGGTGTCGCCTGCGCCGATGGTATCGACCAGCCGGGCGGGGGCGGTCGGCACCCGCGCCAGCTCGCCGGCCGCGGTGATGACCGAAAGCCCTTCGGCACCCCGGGTGAGCACCACCGCACCGACCCCGGAGTCCAGCCAGGACTTCGCGGCCGTCAGCGGGTCGGTCCCTGCGGCGAGCCAGGCCGCGTCCTCCACCGAGAGCTTGAGCAGCCGCACATCCGGTAACCAGGAGGCGAACCGGGCGCGGTAGGCCGCCGGATCGGCGATCAGGTCGGCCCGGATGTTCGGGTCCAGCGCGGTCAGCACGCCCCGGGCGGCCTCCCGGCGCAGCATGGACTCATAGGCGCTCGCCCCGGGCTCCAGCACCATGCCGAGGGTGCCGAGGGACAGCGCCGAGACCTCGCCTGGCAGGGCGCCGGGGTCGGCGAACAGCCGGTCCGCGGTGGCCTCGGTGTAGAAGGTGTAGTGCGCCGAGCCCTGCTCGTCCAGCGCCACCACGGCGAGGGTGGTCGGCTCCTGGCCGCGCTGCACCAGCGTCGTGTCCACCCCGGAGGCCTGGAGCCGCCGCAGCAGCGCCGCGCCGAACCGGTCCAGCGAGATCCGGGAGACGAACGAGGTCGCGGCACCGAGCCTGCCCGCGGCGAGCGCCACGTTGTACGGTCCGCCACCCAGCCGGGGCCACAATGGACGTAGCTCAGGAGCGGAACCATCCACAGTGGATTCACCGGGAACAAGATCGACCAGCGCCTCGCCACCCACCACAATCACGGGCGCGATGCTAAGCCCTCACCTCGCCGGACCGCCAGCACATGGGCTAGCGACGCACATCTGAGCGCTGGATGCCGCCGAGCAGCAGTTCGGCCAGCGCGGTGAATGCCTCGGCATCGGAAACCCCGGCCCTTGAGCCCACCACCCCGGTCTGGATCGCCTCGACCAGCAGCCCGGCCATCTCGGCGATCAACCCGGCGTGCACGTCCCGGAACACCCCGTCCGCCACACCCCTGGCGATGAACTCCCTGATCCGCACGGCGGCGGCCTCGGAGTTGACCTGGTAGGTGCGGCGCGCGGGGGCGAAGTCCGCCACATCGCGCAGGAAGGTCTCGGTGGCCCGGCCCAGTTCCTCGGACACCCCGGAGAGATAGACCTCGATCATCTTGCGCGCGTCGTCGAGATCGGCCACCCGCTGCTCGATCCGCTCGGTCGCGCCCTTGAAGAAATGACCGACCACCCGCACGGCCAGCTGCTCCTTGCTCGGCGCCAGCGCATACAGGGTGGATTTCGAGCAGTGCATCCGGCCTGCCAGGTCCTCCAGCGTGAAATGGATGAACCCTTCGGCGAGGAACAGCTCCTCGAGCTCCGCGAGCAGTGTCCGCTGGCGGGCGGTCGGCTGCATGCGGGCCCGCGGTGACCTGGACGGCATCCAACGAGCCTACGCGTCGACACCCGGACGGCTCGTACAGTACTGTAAAGGGACCCACAGTACTGTTTTCAGTACGATCTTTCCGGAGGAACGATGCCGGCCGACCGCCTGCTGCCCGACACCGAGGCCGAGGACCTGCTCACGCTCACCCGCGAGCTGGCAAGGGAGGAGCTGGCCCCGCTGGCGGCCGAGTACGAGGAGGCGGAGCGCTTCCCGCGGGAGCAGTTCCGGCTGCTGGGCAAGTCCGGGCTGCTCGGCCTGCCGTACTCCGAGCGCTGGGGCGGCGGCGAGTTGCCATACGAGGTCTACCTGCAGGTTGTGGAGGAGATCGCGGCCGCGTGGATGTCGGTCGGGGTGGGGCTTTCGGTGCACACCATGTCCTGCTTCGCGCTGGCCCACTACGGCACCGACGCACAGCGCGACCGCTGGCTGCCGGAGATGCTGGACGGCGGGCTGCTCGGCGCCTACGCGCTGTCCGAGCCGCAGGCCGGTTCGGACGCCGCGGCGCTGACCACCAGGGCCCGCCGCGAGGGCGCGGCGTACGTGGTCAACGGCACCAAGGCGTGGACGACCCACGGCGGCCAGGCCGACTTCTACACCACGATGGTGCGCACCGGCGGCCAGGAGGACAGCGGAAAGGGCATCAGCTGCCTGCTGGTGGACGGCGGGACGGCCGGGCTGTCCGCCGCGCCACCCGAGCGCAAGATGGGCCTGACCGGCTCCCCCACCACCCAGCTGGTCTTCTCCGACGCGCGGGTGGACGCCGACCGGCTGATCGGGGCCGAGGGCGAGGGCCTGAAGATCGCGCTGGCCTCGCTCAGCTCGGGCAGGCTGGGGATCGCGGCCTGCTCGGTGGGCCTTGCCCAGGCGGCGCTGGACGAGGCGGTGCGCTACGCCAAGGAGCGCACCCAGTTCGGCCAGGCCATCGCCGATTTCCAGGGCATCGAGTTCCTGCTGGCCGATATGGCCGCCGCGGTGGACTCGGCACGGGCCACCTACCTGGACGCGGCCCGCCGCCGGGACCGCGGGTTGCCGTTCCAGCGACAGGCCTCGGTGGCCAAGCTGGTCGCCACCGACGCCGCCATGCGGGTGACCACCGATGCCGTGCAGGTGCTCGGCGGCGCGGGCTACACCAGGGACTTCCCGGTCGAGCGGTACATGCGCGAGGCGAAGGTGCCGCAGATCTTCGAGGGCACCAACCAGATCCAGCGCCTTGTCATCGCCCGCGAGCTGAAGAAGTCCTGATCACCCCAGCCAAAAGCCCTGAACGTGGCGTTCGAGACGTCAGACGTCCCAAATATGCCGTTCGCGACGGTAGACGTCCGGAAAGCCACGTTCAGGACTCCTGGTAGGCGCGGGAGGTGACCTCGCCTTCGCCGGTGGACTCGTTGAAGCGGTAGACCTCGCGGCCACCGACGAAGACCCGCATGGCCCGGTTCATGATGTCCAGCGGGTCCCCGGACCAGATGGCGATATCGGCGTCCAGGCCGGGCTTCAGCGCGCCGATCCGGTCGTCAAGGCCGAGGATCGTCGCCGGGTTGACGGTGAGCGCGCGCAGCGCGGTATCCGCGTCCAGCCCGTCCTTGACCGCCAGCGCCGCCTGGTAGACCAGGAAGTTGATCGGGATGACCGGATGGTCGGTGGTGATCGCCAGCCGCACCCCGGCGCGGGCGAGGATGCCGGCCGAGCGCAGGCTGCGGTTGCGTACCTCCACCTTCACCCGCGAGGTCATCAGCGGTCCCAGGATCACCGGAACGTTCCGCTCGGCGAGCAGGTCGGCGATCAGGTGGCCCTCGGTGCCGTGGTTGACCACCAGCCGGTAGCCGAACTCCTCGGCCAGCCGGATGGCGGTGACGATGTCGTCGGCGCGATGGGTGTGCTGGTCCCATGCCAGTTCCCCGTCCAGCACCCTGGCCAGCGCTTCCATGGTCAGGTCGGTGTCGAAGGGTTTGCCCTCGGCCAGGGCGTGCTCGCGCTGCGCCGCGTAGTTGCGCGCCTTGGTGAAGGCCTCCCGGATGATCGCGGCCACCCCGAGCCGGGTGGAGGGGGTCTTGTCCTTGTTGCCGTAGACCCGCTTCGGGTTCTCCCCCAGCGCGCTCTTCACGCTCACCGCCTCGGCGAAGACCATGTCCAGCGCGGTGCGCCCCCAGGTCTTCACGCCGACCGTCTGCCCGCCGATCGGGTTGCCCGAGCCGGGCTTGATCACCACGCTGGTGACCCCACCCGCCAGCGCGTCGTCGAAGCCGACGTCGTTCGGGTCGATCCCGTCGATCGCCCGGAACCGGGCGCCGTTGGGATCGGTCATCTCGTTGGTGTCGTCGCCGGACCAGCCCTCACCGTCCTCGTGCACGCCGAGATGCGCGTGCGCGTCGATGAACCCTGGCAGCACCCAGCAGCCGGACGCGTCGATGAACTTCGCGTCCTCGGGAACGTCCACCTCGGCCTCGGTGCCCACGGCCAGGATCCGGCCGTCCTCGATCAGCACCGTGCCGCCCTCGATGGGGTGCCCATCGACCGGCACCACGTACCCGCCAGTGATCGCGCTCTGCATAGTTCGACACGCTAACGAACTACGCTCGCTCGCGCACCAGGATCCCCCAACTCCCCTGCCAGGTTTCCCCTGCGGCCAGGTTGATCAGGTCGGTGCCGGAGTTCAGCGCGTCGGCGGGGCAGGTCATCGGCTCGATCGCGACCGCGCGCCCACGGCCCACCAGGTCGTCCGGGGTGAACACCTGCACCCAGCCGAAG
The sequence above is drawn from the Amycolatopsis aidingensis genome and encodes:
- a CDS encoding carbohydrate kinase family protein, encoding MIVVGGEALVDLVPGESTVDGSAPELRPLWPRLGGGPYNVALAAGRLGAATSFVSRISLDRFGAALLRRLQASGVDTTLVQRGQEPTTLAVVALDEQGSAHYTFYTEATADRLFADPGALPGEVSALSLGTLGMVLEPGASAYESMLRREAARGVLTALDPNIRADLIADPAAYRARFASWLPDVRLLKLSVEDAAWLAAGTDPLTAAKSWLDSGVGAVVLTRGAEGLSVITAAGELARVPTAPARLVDTIGAGDTVQGALLAWLHERGVTDPGGLGEPEWRAALEYAAGAAAITVSRSGAEPPTAAELADCR
- a CDS encoding TetR/AcrR family transcriptional regulator, producing MPSRSPRARMQPTARQRTLLAELEELFLAEGFIHFTLEDLAGRMHCSKSTLYALAPSKEQLAVRVVGHFFKGATERIEQRVADLDDARKMIEVYLSGVSEELGRATETFLRDVADFAPARRTYQVNSEAAAVRIREFIARGVADGVFRDVHAGLIAEMAGLLVEAIQTGVVGSRAGVSDAEAFTALAELLLGGIQRSDVRR
- a CDS encoding acyl-CoA dehydrogenase family protein translates to MPADRLLPDTEAEDLLTLTRELAREELAPLAAEYEEAERFPREQFRLLGKSGLLGLPYSERWGGGELPYEVYLQVVEEIAAAWMSVGVGLSVHTMSCFALAHYGTDAQRDRWLPEMLDGGLLGAYALSEPQAGSDAAALTTRARREGAAYVVNGTKAWTTHGGQADFYTTMVRTGGQEDSGKGISCLLVDGGTAGLSAAPPERKMGLTGSPTTQLVFSDARVDADRLIGAEGEGLKIALASLSSGRLGIAACSVGLAQAALDEAVRYAKERTQFGQAIADFQGIEFLLADMAAAVDSARATYLDAARRRDRGLPFQRQASVAKLVATDAAMRVTTDAVQVLGGAGYTRDFPVERYMREAKVPQIFEGTNQIQRLVIARELKKS
- a CDS encoding amidohydrolase, which codes for MQSAITGGYVVPVDGHPIEGGTVLIEDGRILAVGTEAEVDVPEDAKFIDASGCWVLPGFIDAHAHLGVHEDGEGWSGDDTNEMTDPNGARFRAIDGIDPNDVGFDDALAGGVTSVVIKPGSGNPIGGQTVGVKTWGRTALDMVFAEAVSVKSALGENPKRVYGNKDKTPSTRLGVAAIIREAFTKARNYAAQREHALAEGKPFDTDLTMEALARVLDGELAWDQHTHRADDIVTAIRLAEEFGYRLVVNHGTEGHLIADLLAERNVPVILGPLMTSRVKVEVRNRSLRSAGILARAGVRLAITTDHPVIPINFLVYQAALAVKDGLDADTALRALTVNPATILGLDDRIGALKPGLDADIAIWSGDPLDIMNRAMRVFVGGREVYRFNESTGEGEVTSRAYQES